In Deinococcus maricopensis DSM 21211, one genomic interval encodes:
- a CDS encoding Ppx/GppA phosphatase family protein, translating to MRFAVADVGTNSCHLLLAEARSGGYRVLDALKVRTRLGAHLDQGRLNEEGVARLVEAVSHFRDLARAAQVHELRLYATSAVREARNRDEVLARVAHATGVPLTVISGEREGQLTYLGAAHSVQFGPDNVLLDLGGGSLELARGDERGAHHVVSLPVGSERMRALLDRDPPSEGAVREVMATVRGALLPHLQAFTPGADTTVIGSSGTFEAAGALLMARAGATGSVNGFTFPVADLAALLADLRKLGPAKRARVPGLDVRRTDIIIPGLAVLVAALETLGAGRVTVSEGALREGMLVEALAQEAEWEAGLSARERSVLDVAARFHADLPHGRHVARLARDVLGRLAAHGERFPPESADLLGAAALLHEVGLAVAQSSHHKHSAYLIRHAGLRGFSPTEVELIALLARYHRKSAPKPTHPEFTSLSAERQGLVRRLAGVLRVADGLDRSHAHASAVQALTRAGRTWTLTVTGARDLDLSGARDKADVWGDAFGPLTLQRA from the coding sequence ATGCGTTTCGCGGTGGCCGACGTCGGCACGAACTCCTGCCATCTCCTGCTCGCGGAGGCCCGCTCGGGCGGGTACCGGGTGCTGGACGCCCTGAAGGTCCGCACGCGCCTCGGCGCGCACCTCGATCAGGGCCGACTGAACGAGGAGGGCGTGGCGCGCCTGGTGGAGGCGGTGTCGCACTTCCGGGACCTCGCGCGCGCCGCGCAGGTGCACGAACTGCGCCTGTACGCGACGAGCGCCGTGCGGGAGGCCCGCAACCGCGATGAGGTGCTAGCCCGCGTGGCGCACGCCACGGGCGTACCCCTCACGGTGATCAGCGGGGAGCGCGAAGGGCAGCTCACGTACCTGGGCGCCGCGCACAGCGTGCAGTTCGGGCCGGACAACGTCCTGCTGGACCTGGGGGGCGGCAGCCTGGAACTGGCGCGCGGCGACGAGCGCGGCGCGCACCACGTCGTGAGCCTGCCGGTGGGGTCCGAGCGGATGCGCGCGCTGCTGGACCGCGACCCGCCCAGCGAGGGGGCCGTGCGGGAAGTCATGGCGACTGTGCGCGGCGCGCTGCTGCCGCACCTGCAGGCGTTCACGCCCGGGGCGGACACGACCGTCATCGGGTCGAGCGGGACGTTCGAGGCGGCGGGCGCGCTGCTGATGGCCCGCGCGGGCGCGACGGGCAGCGTGAACGGCTTCACGTTCCCCGTCGCGGACCTCGCCGCGCTGCTCGCGGATCTGCGCAAGCTCGGCCCGGCGAAACGCGCGCGCGTGCCCGGCCTGGACGTGCGCCGCACCGACATCATCATTCCGGGCCTGGCGGTGCTCGTCGCGGCGCTCGAGACGCTCGGCGCGGGGCGCGTGACCGTCAGTGAGGGCGCGCTGCGCGAGGGCATGCTCGTGGAGGCACTCGCGCAGGAGGCCGAGTGGGAAGCGGGCCTGAGTGCGCGCGAACGCAGCGTGCTGGACGTCGCCGCACGTTTCCACGCGGACCTGCCGCACGGTCGGCACGTGGCGCGCCTCGCGCGCGACGTGTTGGGGCGGCTCGCGGCGCACGGGGAGCGGTTCCCGCCGGAAAGCGCGGACCTGCTGGGCGCGGCGGCGCTGCTGCACGAGGTGGGCCTGGCGGTCGCGCAGAGCAGCCACCACAAGCACAGCGCGTACCTGATCCGGCATGCGGGCCTGCGCGGCTTCTCGCCGACTGAGGTGGAACTCATCGCGCTGCTGGCCCGCTACCACCGCAAGAGCGCCCCGAAGCCCACGCACCCGGAGTTCACGTCGTTGAGCGCGGAGCGGCAGGGGCTGGTGCGGCGCCTCGCGGGGGTGCTGCGCGTCGCGGACGGCCTCGACCGCAGCCACGCGCACGCGTCCGCCGTGCAGGCGCTGACGCGCGCGGGCCGGACGTGGACGTTGACGGTGACGGGCGCCCGCGACCTCGACCTGAGCGGCGCGCGCGACAAGGCGGACGTGTGGGGCGACGCGTTCGGACCGCTCACGCTGCAGCGCGCCTGA
- a CDS encoding VC0807 family protein, whose product MTTPAPRKRVPKTVWDLVFTLLIPIFILSPTGLGSGVVVSDLLGGGTRGNTNAYLVAALIPVAYVAWDFIRNRSLSPIAIFGGLTALVNGALAFWTVDGWQFALKDSATRFLTFAFALGSVAVGMPLFRIFLDVVSLTEKEEGRRATQLAMAHPNVKRALGHATLVLAVVELIAGIINYVVNLHLVQAKFGTAAFNAQVAEANAVLRLPAMGIFLVGFALGFYVITRAVTHTYGAGVNLFEPDALAQRLRERGELT is encoded by the coding sequence ATGACCACGCCCGCCCCCCGGAAGCGCGTCCCGAAAACCGTCTGGGACCTCGTCTTCACGCTGCTGATCCCCATTTTCATCCTCAGCCCCACCGGCCTCGGCTCCGGCGTCGTCGTCAGCGACCTGCTCGGCGGCGGCACGCGCGGCAACACCAACGCGTACCTCGTCGCGGCCCTTATTCCCGTCGCGTACGTCGCGTGGGACTTCATCCGCAACCGCAGCCTCTCCCCCATCGCCATCTTCGGCGGCCTCACCGCCCTCGTGAACGGCGCCCTCGCCTTCTGGACGGTGGACGGCTGGCAGTTCGCGCTCAAGGACAGCGCCACCCGCTTCCTGACGTTCGCATTCGCGCTCGGCAGCGTCGCCGTCGGCATGCCGCTGTTCCGCATCTTCCTGGACGTCGTCAGCCTCACCGAGAAGGAAGAAGGACGGCGCGCCACGCAATTGGCCATGGCGCACCCGAACGTGAAACGCGCGCTCGGGCACGCCACGCTCGTGCTCGCCGTCGTGGAACTCATCGCCGGCATCATCAACTACGTCGTGAACCTGCACCTCGTGCAGGCAAAATTCGGCACGGCCGCGTTCAACGCGCAGGTCGCCGAAGCGAACGCCGTGCTGCGCCTCCCTGCCATGGGCATCTTCCTGGTGGGGTTCGCGCTGGGCTTCTACGTCATCACACGCGCCGTCACGCACACGTACGGCGCGGGCGTGAACCTGTTCGAACCGGACGCACTCGCCCAACGCCTGCGCGAACGCGGCGAACTCACGTAA